GGCAGCACCGCTCCCGTTGCCAGTGCCGCGATGGTGAACTGCATTGGACACCTGCCGGCCCCGGAAGATGTTGCCCGGATTCCCGGTGCGCACCTCCATATTTACGGAAAGGCGATCCGGCCGCGCCGGAAGGTGGGGCACGTAACCGTTCGAGCGGAGTCCCAGGCGGTGTTGGAGGAACGCCTGCAAGCAGTCGGCCGCCTGCTCAATGAGGCGATATAGGAAGCCGGAATAGCCGCTGCTACCTTCAAGGATAGAGGCCCGGGCGTTATCCGTCCCCGGGCCTCATCCAAATGGTGGAGCTGAGCGGATTCGAACCGCCGACCTCTTCCGTGCGAAGGAAGCGCTCTCCCAACTGAGCCACAGCCCCGTTCGCGCTGCCGGCCTCCCGCCCGGACACGCCAATTGCCGAGAACGACGTGTCCCGTTCAGCGGGGCTACGGGCAATGGCTGACAGCCGGCATTTCACCGAAACACCGCTTCAGCCTTCTTTACGCAGACTATTATAGCACACAGTCATCAGCCCGCCAGCGGGGGCTTTCCTGGAGCCTACTCACCTTGGCCGAGAGTGAACCCGGGCTCTCCATCATAAGAATACAGGTTTTCCGTTTTGATGATATCAAGCCCGGCATCCGTCAGGCATCCCAGAAGCTCCAGACATTTTCGGTAGCTTTCGGCCGACTGGTGGAAGCGGAACCGGCATCTCCAGTGGTCAGTGCAGAAAGTCTCGGGCAGACCCTCAGGATACACCTTCACACCTCGGTTGGTGATCAGCGACAGCTCGGTTCCGGGTGGGGCGGCGGCAAGCAGCTTGCTCGCAAGGGTCTCCGCATTCCGGCCCGCTTCATTCCAGAACAGGAAGACATCTATCCCCACCAGTTCCCGCACTGCGGCGGACGGATGGGAAAGCGAGACAGCCACCGGCGTATTGCGATACTGGACAGGGGTAAGCTTTCTCGGTTCCTTTCCCAGTCTTGCAATCACTGCGTCGGCGAACGCTGCGGTTCCAACTTCATCCGCACTCAGGCCCACTCTGTAGATATCCGGGGTGTGGATACCATCCTCAATCGTACAGAGCCAGGCGTTTTTAACGGTCTGGGCGGTTTCGCCCAGGCCCAGATGAACCAGCATCTGGGTTGCGGCGATCAACAGCCCCGATGGATTGGCTACACCCCGGCCTGCAATATCCGGAGCGGAGCCGTGCACCGCCTCGAACATGGCCGCCTGCTCTCCGATGTTGGCTGACGCGGCAAGTCCGATGGAGCCTGTCAGTTGAGCCGCGATGTCTGAAAGGATATCCCCATACAGGTTGAGCGTCACGATGACATCAAATGTCTCGGGGCTTGCCGCCAGCCGGGCAGAGCCGATGTCAATGATCATGTGATCGCTTTCGATGTCCGGGTACTCCGTGGAGATCTCGTCGAACACCCGATGAAACAGGCCGTCCGTGAGCTTCATGATGTTGTCTTTCGTCATACAGGTGACACGGCGGCGGCCAAAGGCGCGGGCATATTCGAAAGCGAAGCGGACGATCTTTTCGCATCCGGGCCGCGATACCAGCTTCAGAACCTGGGTGACCTCGGGGGTCTGTCGGTGCTCGATCCCGGCGTACAGGTCCTCTTCATTCTCCCGGATAATAACTAGGTTCATCCCCGGGTGAGGGGATGCAATGAAGGGGCTATACGCCTTGCACGGCCTGACGTTAGCGAACAGATTCAGGGTCTTGCGGATCGTGACATTGACGCTCTTGAAGCCCTTTCCCTGAGGCGTTGTCACAGGGCCTTTCAGCAGACACCCGGCGGCTCGGATCTTGTCCCAGGCATCGGGGGATACGCCCGAAGTGATGCCGCGGCGATAGACGCTCTCGCCGAGCTCCAGAAAATCGTAATCCAGAGGAGCATCGGCCGCGTCCAGAATCCGCAGCACGGCTTCCGTGATCTCCGGGCCGATGCCATCACCGGGCGCCACCACACACCTTTTCCTGTCGCTCATGACGATACTCTTCCTTTTATCTTGATAGTTAGAATTCCTGAAAAGCTTAGGCCCTCATCAGGCCGGCGTCGACAGCAGTAAACGCTTTCCTGCCGCTCCTTTGTTCCGAGAGACGGCACAGAGCAAGCCGGAGGACTTCATCCGAGGAACCGTCTGCGCAGAGCAGCCTGCAAAAGAAGATCGGCGACCTTGGCAGTCTGACCGGCTTCAAGCGACTCGCAGATCCTGCGCGTCAGCAGCACGTGCTCCTCGTCGGGCTCCCATTTCAGCCCGGCGTGCACGACTGCAGCCTGCAGATCCTGCGTCAGGAACGGGCTTTCCGGATCGGTGTAACGCAGCGCATCCGTCAGCTTCGCGCGGAACGAGGGATAGACGGAATCGAGGAACTCCAGATCCCGATCGCTTAACGACTCAAGTCCGAGGAGCTCCGGAGGGCAACCCAGGGAATACAGTGCGCAGGTGAAGGAGATGGCCCGCGGCAAGCTCACTCCGTCCAGTTCCCGCGCATATCCGAACAGTCCTATGTGGAGCTTGCGTGCCCGCCGTGGCGGAACGAATCTTGCTACCGCGTTAATGGACGGAGCAAGCTGGACGACCCGGCGGCGGTAAGCGCTGCTGTACGCCTGGATGAGTGCCTGGGCGCGTCCCGGATCCACGGGAACGGGGGCTCCAATGGTTCTGTCTTTCAGAAAGGCGCAGGCTTGGCTTACCTCGGACACAGGATAATCGAACTTGAATGCTGACTGAATGGTGAAGGTCACCACGCTGGGATACTCCGCGCTGACGCGCTCCACCGTGCGCGGGCTAAGGCCGCCCCGGAACGGCGCTGAACCCATGCCTATGATAGGGCACAGGGGAATTCCTCTCTTCTGGCCAGTTTCATACAGTTGCTGCAGGGCCACCTTGTTGGCGAGCGCTGCGGCGGCCAGACCGTAGTTCATCGCGGTGTCGGATCGCGCAAGGAACACCCGCTGATACTCCACATCCTTCCCGTCCAGATATTCCGTCAGGATTTCGCCGGCCCTGAGCATTGTGGGAATGTCCTCAAACAGCGGGATGACATTGATTCGCGCCGGCCCAAAGTCACCGATCCACTGCGCCACCGTGATGTCCCCTTCTCGCACCGGCCTAAGCTGCCGCGCAATGATGAAGTCTTCGTAGTATTTGAAGACTCGGTTCAGGCAGCCAGCGGAGGTGGTCATAGGGAGGATCACCTCGAAGATCGGCGGTGGGGCGTCATCCCCGTAAAAGGCCCGGGCGGCGTCGAAAGACCGCGGAATGCTTTCCAGCGTCTCCAGGAGAATCTTGGCCTCGGCGCGCTCAACGGACGGGTTCGGCACGCGAACAGTGAGCCGTAGATCCCGCCCCAGCACGTTCTGCCGGAAGAACTCCGGATAGAACGTGAGAAGTTTTTTCACCACGTGCGGGTCAATCTCTTTTCCCTCGACGTCCCACATCTGCTCATCGCAACCCAGATGCGAGTAGCAGTAGAACGCCTCGCGGATCTCGTCTTCTCCTGCCAGGACGGGGGAGGATGCGAAGAAGGGAACAGAAGCGTTATCGGGGTGTTGCGTGCTCATGCACCGCGAAACATTCATCGTGAACAATCTCCAGAAGGGGCGTGCGTATTTGTGGCACCAGCGCAGTTCAGGGACGGTCAATCACGGCAGTATACCCCGAAAGAAAGCGTCCTGGTGTCCAGCGGAGAACCTGTCACCGGCGAAGCAGTGCACACCGGGGCAGGTTGTTGCGGCGTATGACGTGATTGAAATCCGCCCTTGCGAGCAGTGGAGGAGGAAGGCGGCTGGGCAGTGGAGGGCCCAAATTTGTGCTGGGGGACGAGCGAGGTAAGCTGATAGCCAAACTTTTTGAAATCCCTACGGAAAAAGTCTTGCGAGGCAGCAAAAGATATGTTACTCTGAGGTGTGGGAGCGCTCCCACACCCTTGTGGGAGCAGAGAAGGAGAGGGCCGTATGCTCCGTGCTACGGCCCCGGAAGCGATGTGGCGTATTCTGCTGGTCGCCATAGTGGCAGCAGCGCCGTGCGGACCTCTAGCCGCCGCACTGCTGGCGAATGCCGGGTTCGAGGCCGGAGACGGAGCCACGCCTCCAGATCCCCTTTACTGGACAGAGTACGGTCCGGACCTGACCGGCGAACGCTCTTCTGTCTTCAAGCGCTTGGGAGGATGGGCGGCAAAGCGTTGGACGGGCGGCGACCATCAGGAGTACGGATATTATCAGGACTTCCCGGCGATCCCGGGCAGAGAGTATCGTCTTGCCGCCTGGCTTCACAGCCCGCCCTCGGACGCGCTGTCTGGCTCCAGCTATGCGTGTCTGAAACTCGAGTTCCTGTCACCAGGCGGCGCGATGCTGCTCCAACGGGAGAGCCTCCGTCTCACCTCATCCAACGCTGGGTTCGAGGAGTATCTGGTCACAGCGGTGGCACCTCCGGGGGCCACAAAAGGTCGGGTGGTCTACGCTGTAGGCGCGGGTGCCGCACCGCACGGCGGTGCGGCCTACTGCGACGACGTCACGCTCGAAGATCTGGGACCGCTGCCCACATCCGACGACGCGTTGCTGGAAGAGCTCCAGAAAAGGGCCTTCCGTTTCTTCTGGGACGAGGCAGGGCCGCTGGGGCTCATTAAAGACCGGGCAGGCAACTTCCGGCAAGACCGATACCAGCACTCCAGCATCGCATCCGTGGGATTTGGGCTGGCGGCGATCTGCGTGGCCGAGGGGCGGGGCTGGGTGTCACGGGAGCAGGCTCGTCAGCGCATCGCGCTGACGCTGGATACCCTGGCTACGAAGGTTCCCAGGCAGCACGGATTCTTGCCCCATTTCCTGGATGCACGAACCGGGCAGCCATCCCCGGGAACGGAATACTCCGCCATTGATACGGCAATCCTGCTCTACGGAGCGCTGTTTGCCGGGTCCTG
The sequence above is drawn from the Armatimonadota bacterium genome and encodes:
- a CDS encoding phosphoenolpyruvate carboxylase — protein: MNVSRCMSTQHPDNASVPFFASSPVLAGEDEIREAFYCYSHLGCDEQMWDVEGKEIDPHVVKKLLTFYPEFFRQNVLGRDLRLTVRVPNPSVERAEAKILLETLESIPRSFDAARAFYGDDAPPPIFEVILPMTTSAGCLNRVFKYYEDFIIARQLRPVREGDITVAQWIGDFGPARINVIPLFEDIPTMLRAGEILTEYLDGKDVEYQRVFLARSDTAMNYGLAAAALANKVALQQLYETGQKRGIPLCPIIGMGSAPFRGGLSPRTVERVSAEYPSVVTFTIQSAFKFDYPVSEVSQACAFLKDRTIGAPVPVDPGRAQALIQAYSSAYRRRVVQLAPSINAVARFVPPRRARKLHIGLFGYARELDGVSLPRAISFTCALYSLGCPPELLGLESLSDRDLEFLDSVYPSFRAKLTDALRYTDPESPFLTQDLQAAVVHAGLKWEPDEEHVLLTRRICESLEAGQTAKVADLLLQAALRRRFLG
- the leuB gene encoding isocitrate dehydrogenase — encoded protein: MSDRKRCVVAPGDGIGPEITEAVLRILDAADAPLDYDFLELGESVYRRGITSGVSPDAWDKIRAAGCLLKGPVTTPQGKGFKSVNVTIRKTLNLFANVRPCKAYSPFIASPHPGMNLVIIRENEEDLYAGIEHRQTPEVTQVLKLVSRPGCEKIVRFAFEYARAFGRRRVTCMTKDNIMKLTDGLFHRVFDEISTEYPDIESDHMIIDIGSARLAASPETFDVIVTLNLYGDILSDIAAQLTGSIGLAASANIGEQAAMFEAVHGSAPDIAGRGVANPSGLLIAATQMLVHLGLGETAQTVKNAWLCTIEDGIHTPDIYRVGLSADEVGTAAFADAVIARLGKEPRKLTPVQYRNTPVAVSLSHPSAAVRELVGIDVFLFWNEAGRNAETLASKLLAAAPPGTELSLITNRGVKVYPEGLPETFCTDHWRCRFRFHQSAESYRKCLELLGCLTDAGLDIIKTENLYSYDGEPGFTLGQGE